cctgctcgccagcgttcacctgctcgccagcgctctcctgctcgccagtgctctcctgcgcgcaagcgctctcctgcggatgagtcaacagactcttctcgccagcgctctcctgattgccagcgctctcctgatcgccagcgctctcctgcttgtcggcgctctcctgatctccagcgctctcctgctcgccagcgttcacctgctcgccagcgttcacctgctcgccagcgctctcctgctcaccagggctctcctgcgcgcaagcgctctcctgctgatgagtcacctgactcttctcgccaacgctctcctgatcgccagcgctctcctgatcgccagcgctctcctgctcgccagcgctttcctgctcgctagcgttcacctgctcgccagcgctctcctgctcgctagTGCTctcttgcgcgcaagcgctctcctgctgatgagtcaacagactcttctcgccagcgctctcctgatcgccagcgctctcctgatcgccagcgctctcctgcttgtcagcgctctcctgatctccagcgctctcctgctcgccagcgttcacctgctcgccagcgctcgcctgcgcacaaGCGCTCTTCTGTCCCTGCTGCGCGcactgcgcgtcaacagtctcctgagcgccgtcaatctcctgatgcgcgccatgcgcaccaacgttcgcccacgcgcccacgaccttcggatctgggcgcaggcaaggacattgatcctttgcctcgccagcgttcccctgcgcgtCGACCACCACCTGCGCACCACCGTGCGTTttctcctgtgcgcacttctaaagtgcatgtgcgcccgcgcgcccacgagtcgactcctgagcccgcccacgagcgttcgcccttgaGCACATCAGCGCCCCAGTTGGCAACTTCTCTCCGCGCTACTGCGCTCCATCCtatgcgtcagcgatctcctacacgccagcattctcctacgcgcccgcgcgatccttcgcctgtgcgcaaacgctcaccaacgcgcccaccCGTCTGATCGCCACAGGTCACCGACTCGCCCACGTGCtgactcgcctgtgcgcagtcggtcgcctactcgccccacgcgtcatcgttcgccaacgcgccatcgctcgccagcgcgccatcactcgccaacgcgccatcgctcgccaacgcgcttacaCTCGCCTATGCTCCACCGATCGCCTACACGCCAtagctctcctgatcgccagtgaTCGCCTGGGCactcgcgcgcaccctcacctgtgcgTCCACGCACACCTtcgcccacgcgccccctcgccagcgcgtTCACGCGCCCACTCACCCGCGTGCCTGCGCCCGCGCCCTCATCTCTG
The window above is part of the Palaemon carinicauda isolate YSFRI2023 chromosome 11, ASM3689809v2, whole genome shotgun sequence genome. Proteins encoded here:
- the LOC137649883 gene encoding uncharacterized protein, with protein sequence MWRSPDLQRSPARQRSPARQRSPAHKRSSVPAARTARQQSPERRQSPDARHAHQRSPTRPRPSDLGAGKDIDPLPRQRSPARRPPPAHHRAFSPVRTSKVHVRPRAHESTPEPAHERSPLSTSAPQLATSLRATALHPMRQRSPTRQHSPTRPRDPSPVRKRSPTRPPV